The DNA segment GTCAGAGGGGTTTGGaattctctttcttattggtctattaactaatttaccgcctgatgatgtcaccaggcaggccaaaattccatcccaccaaaaacaggctgaaatgtcaggtggccttttcaaacagctcttacactgaaagggtattatcataattttcacagcaTTATTCCAACTTCTTACTAGTCTATTACAGAATTCCACTGGTAAATCACTCACTCTGTTACATGGCCTACggaatgtaatgtaaaatgtgacCAAATTGGCATTTTTGGTTTCATTTGCTtgtcttaaaggcccagtgcagacaAAAATGTGATTTCCCACTCTATGAAGTTATGTAGTATATTCTTGGCCAGgttacagttgtaaatgagaacgtgttctcaactagcctacctggttaaataaaggtgaaatcaaaaAATATGTAAGCATTCACATTTTTGCATTTTCTTATAAACAAATACAGCAAAAAATATGCACCCGCCTGCAGGTAATGCAGATGTTGGCACCATATAAATCTCTACAGAAGTCCAATGGTGTAATAAACAACACCAAATTGGTGGTGGCTGGTTGGGTGTGTCAGCTCACCTTTTCTCCAGGTAAGCTGACGAAGAGTGGAGGACACAGACCAATTGGTTTTACAGGTGGTAATAGGGACATCAGTTGTATAAATGGTTGGCCATTTCCCCTAGCAATGAACATAGCCTAATCACACTTCAAAAGGCCCAGTCGTATGGGTAAGATCTTAGTGCACCACACCCTGGAAATGGGTCTTGTAGTTCCGGTCGTAATGCTGTTTAGAAGTGGAAATGCCACTTGAAAATGCAGAGCCACTCGCAAATGACGTCTGATGTGCAGTCAgtcacatttgcaaaataaggcAATTTGTATACTTACTCCATGTTTTGGTACAATccttcagatttttatttttggGGAAGTCAACACTGTATTTAATGGAAAATGTCCTTCAAGCTCTGAACTGTGTTTCTGATCTTGATCTTGAACATAAATAATTAATTGTATGTTTTCGCCCACTTATTTCCCTGTACCATGTACTAGTAGGCTTACATATAAGTGGTATCATGCACATTTGCTAAATAGCATGTTTAATGAATCTCACAAGTGAGTGGGGCCCCCTATTCCCATCTTCACACAGGCTTCATATGTATAAccagacaaatcaaatcaaattttatttgtcacatacacatggttagcagatgttaatgcgagtgtagcgaaatgcttgtgcttctagttccgacaatgcagtaataaccaacaagtaatataacctaacaattccacaactactaccttatacacacaagtgtaaagggataaagaatatgtacataaagatatatgaatgagtgatggtacagaacggcataggcaagatgcagtagatgatatagagtatagtatatacatatgagatgagtaatgtagggtatgtaaacataaagtggcatagtttaaagtggctagtgatacatgtattacataaagatggcaagatgcagtggatgatatagagtacagtatatacatatacatatgagatgagtaatgtagggtatgtaaacattatattaagtggcattgtttaaagtggctagtggtacatttttacataatttccatcaattcccattattaaagtggctggagttgagtcagtatgttggcagcggccactaaatgttcgCCACAAACAGTCCGTGGACATGAACCTGAAAATCCACAACTCAGCATTAACTTCCAGGTAAATCCCATGACAAAACAAGATAAAGCATGGGCCACACCTCCCTGCCCCAAGGGTCCTGAAGAGCAGGTCCTGGGGCCACAAAAGAAGCCAGTTACGTCACCCACTGCTGCAGTTCCAGACAACGggccagagacacacacacagggagggtcaagggtgtgtgcgtgtgcgtctgtctgtcggATTTGGGAAAGGTTTCCATTTCAGGGAAAATGGTCTGACAACAACACTATTCCTTACCTGAAAGAGTAGGTAAAATACAAACCATTAATCAACCTATTTTCTATTTTCTTGGTTCATCAATTGCTTGATTAATTTGTCAGAAAACATCAAACACTTTCATGAGTTAATATATTAATGTAGTCTACTTGCAATGAACCAGTACTGCCACATAATTAAGTTTGCACTAAATAAAATAATCTTCACATTTAGAATTGGTGCTGTTGTGAAGCCTATTTTGATAGAAATTAGTTTGAGAACCACGAGAGGGCGCTACCGCATAGCAAATAAAAGTGACACCATAGGCTTTAACAAACCCGATCCAACATAAACCACTAGCGTGTAAACCAAAGGAGGTCGCTGTCTCCCTTCACACTGCAACGTTAGGCGTTTCCATTTGGTCTCTGGTTTCTTAGTAGATTATTAATGTTATTGCTAGAAGAGTATGGGTTCTGCTGCACAATTATATCAGTTACCTAACTTTGGAGTGTCGGTATTGTGAATTCAATGAGCAACAACAGACCAATGCAACAATTTAGATATTACCTGAAAAAAAATATGGTTTCAAAGGCAGTTTACAAATGATAGCATTAAGAACAACAATAGGCTAATCATGATAATATTAATAAATGTCgacaaaaacatttaaatatataaaaataaagagTAAGTCTTGTCAATCAAATGCAAGAATTATATTATAATTTTAATATGGTTGCATGGTTGCTTTGCATCTAGCCTCAGGGCCGGATTACCGAACGGGGAGGCAGGGCACGTGCTCCAGGGCTCCCGACCTACAGGGGGCCCCCaacccaacaacaacaaaaatatatttttatacagATAGCATATgttagcaaaatgtgtagaattgcagaaaatttgctttaaaaatgaaacgttttgtttttgaacaaaaacataaaatgagctataaaacagcacattttattCTCTGCCTCATGGCAAAAAGTGTAGAATTACAGGACATTTGCTTTAAAACTAAAAAATATATAGCTTAGCCTCaaaacaaaatgtgtagaatagcattataaaactaCAAATTTTTCTCTCTGCACCATGGTAAAATGTATTGTAATGCAGTAAATTAGCTGATTTCCACCCAAAAAATTATAAATCCCCCCCAAAAGGTCGGTGCCAGGGGTCCCAAATGCAGTAGTCTGGCCCTGTCTAGCCTACTGTTCACTTCATTAacttcacatcaaatcaaatcaaatgtatttatatagcccttcttacatcagctgatatctcaaagtgctgtacagaaacataCTTAGTTGAGTATTAGAATGAGATTTGATGTTTCACTTGTAGAACTAATATTTCACCAAATTTGAGGTTTCACTTGTAAACGAGACAGGTAGGCTATTCGATTTTTTAAATGGTGGGTGTTTGCTGTTTTACATGGGTTAGGTTCTTTACAACGGAGCAGCAATGAAACATCTGAAATCTCACAATAATTTAAAATGGTGGTCTTACAATAGGCTATTGGACTATTAGAAGCGGAGACATTTTTTCTTAAACAGCAATAATATGTGGTAGACTTCTGCACTGCCAACCTCTACGCTTTGGTTTGTGAAGCGGTTATTCGATCTCTCCTGCGGGACGTGGCTGTGCAGCTGGTGAGGGAGAAGCGGTAGGGGCTGGGGATTGGAGGAAAGGAAAAATacatagtaagcaatctttaggCAGCAACAACAGTTTCCCATCGACTTTCGAAAGGCATTTCACTCAATGCCAATACTGACACCACAGGCACAAATCAAAAGCTAAGCTCTAGATGGCCCCCGTCCAAATCTTCGTACCAGCCAATGGAAATGGGGTATGGAGGCATATTTTTAAAGGGTTGGACGTAAACGAACCAATGGGATGGTCGAGCGATCCGGCTACATGAACCTACAACTGTTTGGGACTTTAAATACGGTGTGGCGCTCTACTCGGGTACATTTAAACAGAACCGTGTGGCACAACTCGACAGAAGCGAAAATATTTTGCTACACTCTAAATCCAGGCATTTATCCATAAAGCATTTTGTTAATTTTTTTGTGGCTTTTTGGGTTGGACTTTGGTAAGACAATGTCCAACGTCCAGCTATCAAGCAGCGCCCTGGAGAGGTTGGCCGCACGGAGGACCTTTCCTCTCCACGCACGCACAGGCGTCTGCCGTAACCTTTTTGGACCGGTGGACCACGACGAACTGAACCGGGAGATGAAATCCAAGATGTGGGAGATTTCTGAGAGGGACCAGCGGAGATGGAACTTTAATTTCGACGCCGACGTGCCACTGTCTGGGGACTACGAGTGGGAGGAAACCCCGGTAGATACGATTCCAGTCTTCTACCAGGACTCTGTACAGGTCGGGAGGAACAGGATTGTAACACCAGTCAATCTGAAGCAATGCGTGGACTTTATCCCACTGGATGTATCGCCTCTTTGCGAGGACCGTTTGACCAACTCTGAAAGTAGCACTCCCTGTCCCACCGAAGTCAACCAGGAGAACTGGGCAATGAAGCAGAACTCGGGGAAGATTACCCGCAAACCAGCCCCGTGCGTTCGAAGCAAAAGAACGGCTACTACTGATACAACGACCACGGCACATATTACAGGTAAATATCGCTCACCTGTAAGCATATTGTGTTTTACGCGTTGACGGTGGTTGTCGAGATATATTTGATCTAGTGATGTAGTCATTTTCATGCTGTCCGGTCAAGTAGCTAATATTTGGCTACCTGGGGCCACGGCGTGAATTCCTGGTTTTtaaatgttgcttttctttccAGACTTCTACGTGAAACGTAAAAGGACGACGACCGAGACGAAGCTGAGTGAAAGCACTTGCCAGCATCCTTCGTCTCCCATTCCTGTAGAACAAACTCCACGCAAGAGAATTCGTTGAAGGTCTGTAATGGTTTATAGTTTCAAGAGGAATGTGTGGCATTTTAGACATAGGCCGTGCGTTTTACTAATACTGGACAAAATGGTTACTTGTGTGTAATTGCTCGTATGGGGGTTATTTAGTTGACGATACGCGTTCGCCAGTAATGCAAAATCAAAATACTGTTACACGCTTGCACTGATTGAGGAGGCTGAAAAATGAGTGAGCGCTCGTAGTAGAGTAATGTGTGGTTGGGGGAGGGGAGTCTGTGTCACTGTGGCGGGAAAGGCTCATGCAAATGGTGACGCCTGCTGGGGTTAGGCTACAACTCTGATTTTATTTTGAGACCACACTCGTGATTTTTGTCtgtacaattatttattttttagtcAACGGACgctaatgtattttttatttccttTTCAGGCGTTAGCACTATTTTTGTGATAATCGTTTCTCCTACCGTCCGATTTGAAGGAGACAGAAAACAAGGGATGGAGAACCCGCCTGCTCGACTGTCCATCGGCTTGGTGCGTCTCCGAGTGGACCTATATGGAACGTAGCCTACAGTCCGTGGACTCTCAGGATTGAACGGTCGGGAGAGAGAATTCGCCTAAGGACTCAGACAAAATGTAGCATTCATGGTTGCTTTGCATACAGCCACTTGACAGTGTTAAATGTTTAACAACTGTGCAATCCTAAATTACTTTAAATTGTCTACACTGGCCAAAAGTGTACAGCTTTATAAAGACATTAT comes from the Salvelinus namaycush isolate Seneca chromosome 21, SaNama_1.0, whole genome shotgun sequence genome and includes:
- the cdkn1cb gene encoding cyclin-dependent kinase inhibitor 1B; this translates as MSNVQLSSSALERLAARRTFPLHARTGVCRNLFGPVDHDELNREMKSKMWEISERDQRRWNFNFDADVPLSGDYEWEETPVDTIPVFYQDSVQVGRNRIVTPVNLKQCVDFIPLDVSPLCEDRLTNSESSTPCPTEVNQENWAMKQNSGKITRKPAPCVRSKRTATTDTTTTAHITDFYVKRKRTTTETKLSESTCQHPSSPIPVEQTPRKRIR